One Methanofervidicoccus abyssi genomic window, TTAGTAAGTGGAGGATATTTAGTACTTGGAAAAACAGAGATTTTACGTGGAAAGGCGAGAGAACTCTTTAAAACAGTGAACCATCGGGAAAGGATATATCAAAAACCCTAAAACCTTCAAAAGACGAGAGTTTCCTTGAAAGATTCATTAATTCCTTTCTATTATTATATGATATATCTTTTTATCTGTGGAGGTAGTTGAAGTATCAGAGACTTCTCTGGACCAAAGTTTTTTCTAATATTCAGAACATAATATATCCACTTAATAAAAATATATACTAATAAATTTCATTTTCTAGAAATCTACCAACTCTATACTCTTAACAGTTATTTTATCACCTATATGTATATCAGATACAAAGAATGATCTTGGAGAAGGATTTATAATATAAGTACTTCCTAACTTATCTATACATCTACTTTCATGTATATGACCACATGCTACCAATACAGGACTGTACTCTTCAATAATTTTCCTAATGGATGTGCTACCTACGTTACTATCAACAGTCCTATCGGCCATGGTATTAACAGGTGGTGCATGGGATACCAGTATAAACCTACCTTTTATATCCTTTTCAATATTTTTAACTGTGTTTATAAATCTAAAGTATAACTCCTCTTCAGAGTACTCGTTGGGAGTGTTAAAAGGTGTCCTGTTACTCCCCCCTATACCTACA contains:
- a CDS encoding metallophosphoesterase, producing the protein MRIVGITDLHGRYRHLNKVLLYKPDVLVISGDITHFGRDLKVIDYLKYLQEKEGVKILAVPGNCDTLEVIDKINEIGINLDGRCVNVENIYYVGIGGSNRTPFNTPNEYSEEELYFRFINTVKNIEKDIKGRFILVSHAPPVNTMADRTVDSNVGSTSIRKIIEEYSPVLVACGHIHESRCIDKLGSTYIINPSPRSFFVSDIHIGDKITVKSIELVDF